aaattcctgctgtgccctacctcagttgttaagtaagtatgttaaatatatttctgaTATTTTAAAGTcagaacataatattttaatatgacctCGAATTGTTATTAAGTATAAGTAATAAGTAGCAATATGATTGAGGAAACAAATCAATAGTTGTTTACAAACTGGGGTTTCACAGTacgtaaaattacaaaatgtacagATTAGAGAATAAGAACTCAtttgaagaaatatttctgaaaaATCAAAAGAACTTACCATGGGTGGTATAAATGCTATGTTAATAACTTGGAACAGAGTCAGCCATTTCCAATTGGCTTCTAACACAGTGAAGTACAGAGCATTTACTTGCTTTAATGCCGCTTTATGATTTTTGCCTTCGAATCTAGCCAGTGTGTACAATGAAAATGCTTGCATAAGTGGAGTAAAAATAAGTCTCTCAAACAATAGTTTCTTGGCTAATGGAAACGCTGAAGTTTCTTGAGGAAATATTCTTTCTATGAACTCATAGAAGTAGTGAGGGACTGTTCCACCGAATATTAACCtgaagattaaaatatttataataagttgaCATATTAGTTACTAACTTAATACCAAAATAAACTGTGCAGTCTTTAAAATATACATCCAATTCAATGAACACAATGACATTAAGGTATTACATTGAAATACAATTATGGTACCTTGtgtttaattacttattaatatgttttaccCTATTCTACTTTTTCCAAAGCGTATATGAGCATGTAAGATTATTGATAGTaagattcaaaattttaattttatatttatgaaaaaagaaacattattaaaattatttagtttaataatgTACTATCTTACCCGTACAAACCGAATGCTAAGACGGGGTCAAGTCTTATTTTTTCACCAGACACCATTTGTGATGCGATGCTTCCAGCAGAGCCGACAACGCAACTTTAAAAATTCAGGAGTAGACTACTTTAATAAATGAACTTTGAACTTTCACTGAAGCAAAATGTCTTgtacatttaaatgaaaatttataaatttaacttttgaaATTTACCTTGTTATCGCCTTAGTTTTAATTGGGTGTATATACAAATTCTGTAAATACGATGCTACAAGGTTAATAATTGGTTTCGATAAAGACATTGTTTCAAGTAATTAATAACTTTTCTTGTTAGAATATATCACAGTTagtatttcttataaaaaataagacaTATGTCTTTTCGTTTAATGGGCTCTTAAAGTTACTCAAAGTTCAAATCGATAACGTTATCACTTATCAGCTACTGGCAGAaaattatttgtcaaaaaaataattcgaaTTAAAACACTGGAATGTAAAGATAACACTATGACATACTATTCattattacaatatacaatCGCTACGTCTACAGACAACACtacatttgtttttgtttaatattattttgtcagttttaattttaatatattatttatagcacTACATAAAGAACATAGAATAATAGAATAAATCTAATTTCATACTAATTAAGATTGTATAT
Above is a genomic segment from Melitaea cinxia chromosome 5, ilMelCinx1.1, whole genome shotgun sequence containing:
- the LOC123653407 gene encoding peroxisomal membrane protein 2; the protein is MSLSKPIINLVASYLQNLYIHPIKTKAITSCVVGSAGSIASQMVSGEKIRLDPVLAFGLYGLIFGGTVPHYFYEFIERIFPQETSAFPLAKKLLFERLIFTPLMQAFSLYTLARFEGKNHKAALKQVNALYFTVLEANWKWLTLFQVINIAFIPPMLRVLFMNLVGFGWAMFIASKRRQQSSKKE